One segment of Spiroplasma kunkelii CR2-3x DNA contains the following:
- a CDS encoding Mbov_0401 family ICE element transposase-like protein — MELKQNLLENYKENKTIDTQNEVKNLLINRDNEIFKLYQQGQILQGYKVVSKLPKTIQTEYGNIPIKRRRYVKYEEENKKYINRYPLDEELGLKKYKRVEKNLRDKYISFLGDGKRYKDILHTTENANISEKTISNIFKNANLEKIDYISNKNNNKIKIPNNVLYIQIDGAFVPMRENKKRVEKKIFFSTMHIGIDEEKSTKTRKVIKNKKGVFQMMDKTSKNEKSSFNNFIDKIFKLMNTYDINENTKILVLSDGEKQIKKIYNAIKIKYKNNTVSYSLDKFHLVKRFKDLFSYRNKNKINRLKYKLAKIYFFTGNYVVLLDFLICHLPYVIDNKKKFLLETIELIKNNKDGIENQALEYNIGCHMEGDVSHYIKAVKGRGAKIYCKEIFNNMLISSMLRLNSRINEVKIEKTNKIKEKIKFNIFNLNQRQNQFLFL, encoded by the coding sequence ATGGAGTTAAAACAGAATTTGTTAGAAAATTATAAAGAAAATAAAACAATCGATACACAAAATGAAGTTAAAAATTTATTAATTAATAGAGATAATGAGATATTTAAATTATATCAACAAGGACAAATATTACAAGGATATAAGGTTGTATCAAAATTACCAAAAACAATTCAAACAGAGTATGGAAATATTCCTATAAAAAGACGAAGATATGTTAAATATGAAGAAGAAAATAAAAAATATATAAATCGTTATCCTTTAGATGAGGAATTAGGTTTAAAAAAATATAAAAGAGTTGAAAAGAATTTAAGAGATAAATATATCTCTTTTTTAGGTGATGGAAAAAGATATAAAGATATTTTGCATACAACAGAAAATGCTAACATTAGTGAAAAAACAATATCTAATATTTTTAAGAATGCCAATTTAGAAAAAATTGACTATATTAGCAATAAAAATAACAATAAAATTAAAATTCCAAATAATGTTTTATATATTCAAATTGACGGAGCTTTTGTTCCTATGCGAGAAAATAAAAAAAGAGTTGAAAAGAAAATATTTTTTTCAACTATGCATATTGGAATTGATGAAGAAAAATCAACTAAAACAAGAAAAGTAATTAAAAATAAAAAGGGTGTTTTTCAAATGATGGATAAAACTTCTAAAAATGAAAAATCTAGTTTTAATAATTTTATTGACAAAATTTTTAAACTAATGAATACTTATGATATTAATGAAAATACTAAAATATTAGTATTAAGTGATGGTGAAAAACAAATTAAAAAAATTTACAACGCAATAAAAATAAAATATAAAAATAACACCGTATCATATAGTTTGGATAAATTCCATTTAGTAAAAAGATTTAAGGATTTATTTTCATATCGAAATAAAAACAAAATTAATAGACTAAAATATAAATTAGCAAAAATATATTTTTTTACTGGAAATTATGTAGTCTTATTAGATTTTTTAATTTGTCATTTACCCTATGTTATTGACAACAAAAAGAAATTTTTATTAGAAACTATTGAATTAATTAAAAATAATAAAGATGGCATTGAAAATCAAGCATTAGAATATAATATTGGTTGTCATATGGAGGGTGATGTTTCACATTATATTAAGGCTGTTAAAGGACGAGGGGCAAAAATATATTGTAAAGAAATATTTAATAATATGTTAATTTCTTCAATGTTAAGACTTAATAGCAGAATTAACGAAGTTAAAATTGAAAAAACTAATAAAATTAAAGAAAAAATTAAATTTAATATTTTTAATTTAAATCAAAGACAAAACCAATTTTTATTTTTATAA
- a CDS encoding spiroplasma phage ORF1-like family protein, with translation MLGELKDDGGIVLIKRWEDDSKQQEFFKSLYKWEDNTSIPSLPKIDDNVNLIFSIKNRGYKNSIFFKLKYVVVLVLILNLPLSQYPENW, from the coding sequence TTGTTAGGTGAATTAAAAGATGATGGCGGAATTGTGTTAATTAAAAGATGAGAAGATGATTCAAAACAACAAGAGTTTTTTAAATCTTTATATAAATGAGAAGATAATACATCTATTCCATCTTTGCCAAAAATAGATGATAATGTTAATTTAATTTTTTCAATTAAAAATAGAGGTTATAAAAACTCTATTTTTTTTAAATTAAAATATGTTGTTGTACTTGTTTTAATTTTAAATCTTCCTCTTTCTCAATATCCTGAAAATTGGTAA
- the uvrA gene encoding excinuclease ABC subunit UvrA, producing the protein MGKDWIVVKGARENNLKNIDVKVPKDKLVVFTGLSGSGKSSLAFNTIYAEGRRRYIESLSSYARQFLGGNEKPDVDAIEGLSPAISIDQKTTSHNPRSTVGTVTEIYDYLRLLYARVGTPYCINGHGVIKSVTVKEIINNLKQLLTEGEKFMILSPVVRYKKGSFKDLFARLKQESFIRVKVNDEIKTLDEEIELDKNKQQNIDIIIDRLVYKESADLLSRIHDAIEVALKYGNALVKIDFADQKKEMLFSTNYSCSICGFVIPELEPRLFSFNSPSGACSECKGLGVKLEVDEDLLIPNRSLSILQGAIIYLKNIVNTTNIEWQKFKVLANYYHIVLEQPVSDLTKEQLEYLIRGSDEPIEYNLKTASGNIMRGYDYIEGIGQLIERRYTETSSESQREYYKQFMTDKKCGTCLGKRLNEIPLSVKINNISISEFTDLSVEDELKEVLNLKLTESQQEIARLIINELVNRLDFLSRVGLGYLTLSRNASTLSGGEAQRIRLATQIGSQLTGVLYVLDEPSIGLHQRDNDKLIETLKNLRDLGNTLIVVEHDEDTIRASDYIIDIGPRAGINGGQVVAAGSIDDIQQNPNSITAKYLTGELAIDVPKKRRGGNGLVLEIKGARENNLKNINVTIPLNKFVCLTGVSGSGKSTLMNEILWKGIKKNLGLATERPGAHDKILGIDNIDKVINISQDPIGKTPRSNPATYTSVFDDIRDLFADTNEAKARGYLKGRFSFNVPGGRCEHCQGDGIIKISMHFLPTVYVSCEVCEGKRYNDETLLVKFKDKNIYDVLEMTVDQACDFFATQPKISQKLGTMQEVGLGYIKLGQSATELSGGEAQRVKLSTFLLKRTTGKTLFLLDEPTTGLHVDDVNRLLVVLNKIVDNGDTVITIEHNLDVIKMADYIIDLGPEGGVGGGMIVATGTPEQLVLKSGTSYTAQYLKPLLKSKRLE; encoded by the coding sequence ATGGGAAAAGATTGAATCGTTGTTAAAGGAGCTCGAGAGAATAATTTAAAGAATATTGATGTTAAGGTACCTAAAGATAAATTAGTTGTTTTTACTGGTTTATCAGGAAGCGGAAAATCATCATTAGCTTTTAATACCATTTATGCAGAAGGAAGACGCCGTTATATCGAAAGTCTATCAAGTTATGCTCGCCAATTTTTAGGTGGAAATGAAAAACCTGATGTTGATGCAATTGAAGGTTTGTCACCAGCGATTTCTATTGATCAAAAAACAACTAGTCATAATCCTCGCAGTACTGTTGGAACAGTTACTGAAATTTATGATTATTTACGTTTATTATATGCTCGCGTTGGGACACCATATTGTATTAATGGTCATGGGGTTATTAAATCAGTAACAGTTAAAGAAATAATAAATAATTTAAAACAACTTTTAACAGAAGGTGAAAAATTTATGATTTTGTCGCCAGTAGTTCGTTATAAGAAAGGTAGTTTTAAAGATTTATTTGCACGTTTAAAACAAGAAAGTTTTATTCGTGTTAAGGTTAATGATGAAATCAAAACTTTAGATGAAGAAATTGAATTAGATAAAAATAAACAACAAAATATTGATATTATTATTGACCGCTTGGTTTATAAAGAATCAGCAGATTTATTAAGTCGAATTCATGATGCAATTGAAGTAGCGTTAAAATATGGTAATGCATTAGTAAAAATTGATTTTGCTGATCAAAAAAAGGAAATGCTTTTTTCAACTAATTATTCATGTAGTATTTGCGGTTTTGTTATTCCGGAATTAGAACCACGATTATTTTCATTTAATTCACCCTCAGGAGCTTGTAGTGAATGTAAAGGATTGGGAGTAAAATTAGAAGTTGATGAAGATTTATTGATACCTAATCGGTCATTATCAATTTTACAAGGGGCAATTATTTATTTAAAAAATATTGTTAATACAACAAATATTGAATGGCAAAAGTTTAAAGTTTTAGCTAATTATTATCATATTGTGTTAGAACAACCCGTCAGTGATTTGACAAAAGAGCAACTAGAATATTTGATTCGTGGTAGTGATGAACCAATTGAATATAATTTAAAAACAGCTAGCGGGAACATTATGCGGGGATACGATTATATTGAAGGAATTGGGCAGTTAATTGAACGTCGCTATACGGAAACATCAAGTGAATCACAACGTGAATATTATAAACAATTTATGACAGATAAAAAATGTGGAACTTGCTTAGGAAAGCGATTAAATGAAATTCCTTTATCAGTTAAGATTAATAATATTAGTATTTCTGAATTTACTGATTTATCTGTTGAAGATGAATTAAAAGAAGTTTTGAATTTAAAATTAACAGAATCACAACAAGAAATTGCACGATTAATTATTAATGAATTAGTTAATCGTTTGGATTTTTTAAGTCGTGTTGGATTAGGTTATTTAACGTTATCACGTAATGCTTCAACATTATCAGGTGGAGAAGCTCAACGAATTCGATTAGCAACGCAAATTGGTAGTCAATTAACGGGGGTTTTGTATGTTCTTGATGAACCTTCAATTGGATTACACCAACGAGATAATGATAAATTAATTGAAACATTAAAAAATTTACGTGATTTAGGAAATACTTTAATTGTTGTTGAGCACGATGAAGATACGATTCGTGCTAGTGATTATATTATTGACATTGGTCCACGTGCAGGAATTAATGGGGGGCAAGTTGTTGCTGCGGGAAGTATTGATGATATTCAACAAAACCCAAATTCAATTACTGCTAAATATTTAACTGGTGAATTAGCAATTGATGTGCCAAAAAAACGGCGTGGTGGTAATGGCTTAGTATTAGAAATTAAAGGAGCACGAGAAAACAATTTAAAAAATATTAATGTTACAATTCCTTTAAATAAATTTGTTTGTTTAACAGGTGTTTCAGGAAGTGGTAAATCAACTTTAATGAATGAAATTTTATGAAAGGGTATTAAGAAAAATTTAGGGTTAGCAACTGAACGACCAGGGGCACATGATAAAATACTTGGGATTGATAACATTGATAAAGTAATTAATATTTCCCAAGATCCAATTGGGAAAACACCACGGAGTAATCCAGCAACTTATACATCAGTTTTTGATGATATTCGTGATTTATTTGCCGATACAAATGAAGCTAAAGCACGAGGATATTTGAAGGGTCGTTTTTCGTTTAATGTGCCAGGTGGACGTTGTGAACATTGTCAAGGTGATGGAATTATTAAGATTTCAATGCACTTTCTACCAACGGTTTATGTTTCTTGCGAAGTTTGTGAAGGTAAACGTTATAATGATGAAACATTATTAGTTAAATTCAAAGATAAAAATATTTATGATGTTTTAGAAATGACAGTTGATCAAGCTTGTGATTTTTTTGCGACACAACCAAAAATTAGTCAGAAGTTAGGAACAATGCAAGAGGTTGGGTTAGGTTATATTAAATTAGGCCAATCAGCAACAGAATTGTCTGGTGGAGAAGCCCAACGGGTTAAGTTATCAACCTTTTTGTTAAAACGGACAACGGGAAAAACTTTATTTTTATTAGATGAACCAACAACGGGATTACATGTTGATGATGTTAACAGATTGTTAGTAGTTTTGAATAAAATTGTTGATAATGGTGATACTGTTATTACGATTGAACATAATTTAGATGTTATTAAAATGGCTGATTATATTATTGATTTAGGACCAGAAGGTGGCGTTGGTGGTGGCATGATTGTTGCAACAGGAACACCAGAACAACTTGTTTTAAAAAGTGGCACTAGTTATACAGCGCAATATTTAAAACCTTTATTAAAAAGTAAAAGGTTAGAATAA
- a CDS encoding folylpolyglutamate synthase/dihydrofolate synthase family protein, with translation MDVKKQLFKTTFFQKKYNLAKLLTEKYADAQNKIKVINVVGTNGKGSVANYLHRQLMLNYQRVGLFTSPAFSKHNERIKINRKMISDSDLKRIIKEIKEEIKTYQLTFFEIWVLICIKYFLEQKIDIAIIEAGIGGCLDATNVFNNQLAVLLTSIDYEHTEILGNTLDSIIQNKVGIAKNNCQLFISASCKKHFNLIAKYYNSDNIITSEVYSQAINYYQEFNVGLVIKFLKIFKFKINYELFKVNPVLGRFTQLSKNPYFIIDGAHNPEGIRACINTFEMLHNLNRNEVLVLYASSQKKDYMQNLILLKEHFGNNLYITEFQHPMSWDINNIKMQNKVKNWKKLLLQNKTKNILVCGSLYFIPLVYQFYLERV, from the coding sequence ATGGATGTTAAAAAACAACTTTTTAAGACAACGTTTTTTCAAAAAAAATATAATTTGGCAAAATTATTAACAGAAAAATATGCGGATGCACAAAATAAAATTAAAGTAATTAATGTTGTTGGTACAAACGGAAAGGGATCAGTTGCAAATTACTTACACCGCCAGTTAATGTTAAATTATCAACGGGTAGGTCTTTTTACATCACCAGCATTTTCAAAACATAATGAACGAATTAAAATTAATAGAAAGATGATTAGTGATAGTGATTTAAAACGAATTATAAAAGAAATTAAAGAAGAAATTAAAACTTATCAATTAACTTTTTTTGAAATTTGAGTTTTAATTTGTATTAAATATTTTTTAGAGCAAAAAATTGATATTGCAATTATTGAAGCTGGAATTGGTGGTTGTTTAGATGCAACGAATGTTTTTAATAATCAATTAGCTGTTTTATTAACTTCAATTGATTATGAACATACTGAGATATTAGGGAATACTTTGGATAGTATTATTCAAAATAAAGTTGGAATTGCAAAAAACAATTGTCAACTTTTTATTAGTGCTAGTTGTAAAAAACATTTTAATTTAATTGCAAAATATTATAATTCGGATAATATTATTACAAGCGAAGTTTACTCACAAGCAATTAATTATTACCAAGAATTTAATGTTGGCTTAGTTATTAAGTTTTTAAAAATTTTTAAGTTTAAAATTAATTATGAGCTTTTTAAAGTGAACCCAGTCTTAGGGCGCTTTACCCAACTAAGTAAAAATCCGTATTTTATTATTGATGGAGCACATAATCCAGAAGGAATTCGTGCCTGTATTAATACTTTTGAAATGTTACATAATTTGAATCGAAATGAAGTATTAGTATTATATGCTTCTTCACAAAAAAAAGATTATATGCAAAATTTAATTTTATTGAAGGAACATTTTGGCAATAATTTATATATTACGGAATTTCAGCATCCAATGTCATGAGACATTAATAATATTAAGATGCAGAACAAAGTTAAAAATTGAAAAAAATTATTATTACAAAATAAAACAAAAAATATTTTAGTTTGTGGGTCGCTATATTTTATTCCGTTGGTTTATCAGTTTTATTTAGAGAGGGTATAA
- a CDS encoding folate family ECF transporter S component, with protein sequence MLYILTNIGACLGIAILFYLGILLDYKNWKKISILTITIISLLIALSVILTNIISYTIPFPFMGGRLIQLALGNFLIFVLGMLFGPFLGVLSGLVTDALGALINIGGTYHTGFSFNLALYGFLGSMVFLFKTDKFWILKTIILYAIGFALISFAFNVLWLYTIGLKQVLFPMTFVIKAIKFPIQLAIYLPMVISSFTILYKLITSRHNLALWCTQKGLLVLTPIKFKKQKRYNS encoded by the coding sequence ATGCTATATATATTAACAAATATTGGTGCTTGTTTAGGGATTGCTATTTTATTTTATCTTGGGATATTATTAGATTATAAAAATTGAAAAAAAATTAGTATTTTAACAATTACAATTATAAGTTTATTAATTGCATTATCTGTTATTTTAACAAATATTATTAGTTATACTATTCCGTTCCCATTTATGGGAGGAAGATTAATTCAATTAGCATTAGGTAACTTTTTAATTTTTGTGCTTGGAATGTTATTTGGACCATTTTTGGGTGTATTGAGTGGTCTTGTTACTGATGCTTTAGGGGCTTTGATAAATATTGGTGGAACATATCATACTGGTTTTTCCTTTAATCTTGCTTTATATGGTTTTTTAGGAAGTATGGTTTTTTTATTTAAAACTGATAAATTTTGAATATTAAAAACAATTATCTTATATGCAATAGGGTTTGCTTTAATTTCATTTGCATTTAATGTTTTATGATTATATACAATCGGTCTAAAACAAGTTCTTTTCCCAATGACTTTTGTTATTAAAGCAATTAAGTTTCCAATTCAATTGGCAATTTATTTACCAATGGTTATTTCAAGTTTTACTATTTTATATAAATTAATTACTTCACGTCATAATCTTGCTTTATGATGCACCCAAAAAGGATTATTAGTTTTAACACCAATTAAATTTAAAAAACAGAAAAGATATAATAGTTAA
- a CDS encoding DnaD domain protein, with amino-acid sequence MMEKETTYLIKQEYQLSDNERMLLLCLYRPIIGDKAHMLYIALTAQDFILELNTKYHLENLLTLLQISYDEFLVAKSKLETIGLLKILKREKGKHYILKPQLPISAIDFFENQILINYLLNIVGEKSFAIIKAKFIVNQQDRKQKHNDLSGQLSDETMTFDFVYIDKYLESKNANHKLYLPYREKIIQLANYYNVLTNNLAIFIYKSIELTAKERIFNYETFQHLLSDFHQKTILKKQLNLEQLNLIVNNENVIKPTNMLEAKINEMVSIDPIQYLTLLRENKKPTPIEIELIRDLIINYSLTPGVVNCLIEYVWFKNAHRIERKYCEKIANTFHQLQINTVDKAMEHLRGAYAKTQKSKVTKDDIKTKTYQWKEKIVKHNMAELEYNKIYEQKRQEQGIKKVDLTQLLDDLKNL; translated from the coding sequence ATGATGGAAAAAGAAACTACTTATTTAATTAAACAAGAGTATCAATTGTCAGACAATGAACGTATGTTACTTTTATGTTTATATAGGCCAATTATTGGCGATAAAGCACATATGTTATATATTGCCTTAACAGCACAAGATTTCATCTTAGAATTAAATACTAAATATCATTTAGAAAATCTTTTAACATTATTACAAATATCATATGATGAATTTTTAGTAGCAAAAAGTAAATTAGAAACAATTGGTTTATTAAAGATTTTAAAACGTGAAAAAGGAAAGCACTATATTTTAAAACCACAATTACCAATTTCCGCAATTGATTTTTTTGAAAATCAAATTTTAATAAATTATTTATTGAATATTGTAGGAGAAAAATCTTTTGCAATTATTAAAGCTAAATTTATTGTTAATCAGCAAGATCGTAAACAGAAGCATAATGATTTATCTGGTCAATTAAGTGATGAAACAATGACATTTGATTTTGTTTATATTGATAAATACTTAGAATCAAAAAATGCAAATCATAAATTATATTTACCATATCGTGAAAAAATTATCCAGTTAGCAAATTATTACAATGTTTTAACAAATAATCTTGCTATTTTTATTTATAAAAGTATTGAGTTAACTGCCAAAGAACGAATTTTTAATTATGAAACATTTCAACATTTACTATCTGATTTTCATCAAAAAACAATATTAAAAAAACAACTTAATCTAGAACAATTAAATTTAATTGTTAATAATGAAAATGTTATTAAGCCAACTAACATGTTAGAAGCAAAAATTAATGAAATGGTTTCAATTGATCCAATTCAATATTTAACTTTACTACGAGAAAATAAGAAGCCAACACCAATTGAAATTGAATTAATTCGCGATTTAATTATTAATTATTCATTAACACCAGGGGTAGTTAATTGTTTAATTGAATATGTTTGATTTAAAAATGCTCATCGAATTGAAAGAAAGTATTGTGAAAAAATTGCAAACACTTTTCATCAATTACAAATTAATACTGTTGATAAAGCGATGGAGCATTTACGTGGTGCTTATGCAAAAACACAAAAAAGTAAAGTTACAAAAGATGATATTAAAACAAAAACATATCAATGGAAAGAAAAAATAGTTAAACATAATATGGCTGAATTAGAATATAATAAAATTTATGAACAAAAACGACAAGAACAAGGAATTAAAAAAGTTGATCTTACACAATTATTAGATGATTTAAAAAATTTATAA
- a CDS encoding ATP-binding protein, producing the protein MSKLNLLKQLQNNVELILNLQEITFDINNYQQFERLFQEYLKNYHQCEKTSSLSLCQQSFKGYKYYIKKENNNLFLTRVECNHTIAIKEKNKVRNNYLYYDFSDELLKLRLNDIKKDENFNNMHLIIGEMINFVKCQRKKGLYIHGQPGVGKTYLLIRLANVLANNNRKVAFISVINLINRVKESFNLFNSESSLVEILLGADVLFLDDIGGETVSPWVRDDLLFRILNDRISRRLPTFFSSNFTTTSLTTIYANVKTEINDKEINKVKALRIVDRIRGLATELELLGNSRRTDEYYVEKLTG; encoded by the coding sequence ATGTCAAAACTAAATTTATTAAAACAACTTCAAAACAATGTAGAGTTAATACTTAATTTACAAGAAATTACGTTTGATATTAATAATTATCAACAGTTTGAGAGACTCTTTCAAGAATATTTAAAAAATTATCATCAATGTGAAAAAACATCATCTTTATCTTTATGCCAACAATCATTTAAAGGTTACAAATATTATATTAAAAAAGAAAATAATAATTTGTTTTTAACACGAGTTGAATGTAATCATACAATAGCTATTAAAGAAAAAAATAAAGTTAGAAATAATTATCTTTATTATGACTTTAGTGATGAATTATTAAAATTACGATTAAATGATATTAAAAAAGATGAAAATTTTAATAATATGCATCTTATTATTGGTGAAATGATTAATTTTGTTAAATGTCAACGAAAAAAAGGTTTATATATTCATGGTCAGCCAGGAGTTGGCAAAACTTATTTATTAATTCGCTTAGCTAATGTTTTAGCAAATAATAATCGTAAAGTTGCTTTTATTTCAGTAATTAATTTAATTAATCGAGTAAAGGAATCATTTAATCTTTTTAATAGTGAATCATCATTAGTAGAAATTTTATTAGGAGCGGATGTTTTATTTTTAGATGATATTGGCGGAGAAACAGTTTCTCCATGAGTTCGTGATGATTTATTATTTCGTATTCTAAATGACCGTATTAGTCGTCGACTGCCAACTTTTTTTTCATCAAATTTTACAACAACATCTTTAACAACGATTTATGCAAATGTTAAAACTGAAATTAATGATAAAGAAATTAATAAAGTAAAAGCATTAAGAATTGTTGATAGGATTCGTGGGTTAGCAACCGAATTAGAATTGTTGGGAAATAGCAGGAGAACTGATGAGTATTATGTGGAAAAGTTAACAGGATAG
- the gap gene encoding type I glyceraldehyde-3-phosphate dehydrogenase translates to MTKIAINGFGRIGRLAFRRLFDEKNVEIVAINDLTVAKTLATLLELDSAQGGWKRGKISSEEGVIIVGGKKINVYSKKDPAELPWGRLGIDVVVESTGFFADRAGASKHLTAGAKKVLISAPAKGIDVKTIVYNVNHKEIKKEDTIISGASCTTNCLAPMAKVLDEEFGIEKGYMTTVHAVTNDQRLLDLAHDDLRRARAAFSNIVPTKTGAAAAVALVLPQLEGRFDGMALRVPTITGSIVDLAVELKKTTTVEEINNAMKAAASETFGYNTQPIVSSDIIGETHGSIFDATLTKIIERDGKQLVKVYAWYDNEMSYVSQMVRTLLYFVTV, encoded by the coding sequence ATGACAAAAATTGCAATTAACGGGTTTGGACGTATTGGCCGTTTAGCTTTTAGAAGATTATTTGACGAAAAAAATGTTGAAATTGTTGCAATTAACGATTTAACTGTTGCAAAAACTTTAGCAACATTATTAGAACTTGATTCAGCTCAAGGAGGATGAAAAAGAGGAAAAATTTCTTCAGAAGAAGGCGTTATTATTGTTGGTGGGAAAAAAATAAATGTTTATTCCAAAAAAGATCCTGCTGAGTTACCATGAGGTAGATTAGGCATTGATGTTGTTGTTGAATCAACAGGATTCTTTGCTGATCGTGCTGGTGCTTCAAAGCACCTTACAGCCGGAGCAAAAAAAGTTTTAATCTCAGCTCCAGCGAAAGGAATCGATGTTAAAACAATTGTTTATAATGTAAACCACAAGGAAATTAAAAAAGAAGATACTATTATTTCAGGGGCAAGTTGTACAACTAACTGTTTAGCACCAATGGCAAAAGTATTAGACGAAGAATTTGGAATTGAAAAAGGATATATGACAACTGTTCATGCGGTAACAAATGATCAAAGATTGTTGGACTTAGCACATGATGATTTAAGAAGAGCACGTGCTGCTTTTTCAAATATTGTTCCAACTAAAACGGGAGCAGCAGCAGCAGTTGCATTAGTATTACCACAATTGGAAGGTCGATTTGATGGAATGGCTTTACGTGTTCCAACTATTACTGGTTCAATTGTTGACTTAGCAGTTGAATTGAAAAAAACAACAACAGTTGAAGAAATTAATAATGCAATGAAAGCAGCAGCTTCAGAAACTTTTGGTTATAATACACAACCAATTGTTTCATCAGATATTATTGGTGAAACACACGGATCAATTTTTGATGCAACATTAACAAAAATTATTGAACGTGATGGTAAACAATTAGTTAAAGTATATGCATGATATGATAATGAAATGTCATATGTATCACAAATGGTACGTACATTATTATACTTTGTGACAGTCTAA
- a CDS encoding integrase core domain-containing protein: MFGVKITRIRTDNSSEFINNYRNNQKNNVKETNFTQFLKNKNIFHQTTPVRSPQSNGKIERFHQNYTKLFVFEEKILNVVSLQNKLNDYYYFYNFERVHKSLNFQTPFNFLNSLIKIILNY; encoded by the coding sequence ATATTTGGTGTTAAAATAACACGGATTAGAACTGATAACAGTTCTGAATTTATTAATAATTATCGGAATAATCAAAAAAATAATGTTAAAGAAACTAATTTTACTCAATTTTTAAAAAATAAAAATATTTTTCATCAGACAACACCCGTTCGTTCTCCACAGTCGAACGGTAAGATTGAAAGATTTCATCAAAATTATACTAAATTATTTGTATTTGAAGAAAAAATATTAAATGTCGTTAGTTTACAGAATAAATTAAATGATTATTATTATTTTTATAATTTTGAAAGAGTTCATAAGTCTTTAAATTTTCAGACACCATTTAATTTTTTGAATAGTTTAATTAAGATAATTTTAAATTATTAA
- a CDS encoding pentapeptide repeat-containing protein: MKTLKDMIADLTSIEVEQEKLNKYLESEKLDLKDADLYGADLRCAYLEDANLKGAYLTGADLEGADLKGADLKDANLEDANLCGANLTGACLEDANLCGANLYGIEITEEQLDQLDII; encoded by the coding sequence ATGAAAACATTAAAAGATATGATTGCGGACTTAACTAGTATTGAAGTTGAACAAGAAAAATTAAATAAATATTTAGAAAGTGAAAAATTAGATTTAAAAGATGCTGATTTATATGGTGCTGATTTACGCTGTGCTTATTTAGAAGATGCTAATTTAAAAGGTGCTTATTTAACTGGTGCTGATTTAGAAGGTGCTGATTTAAAAGGTGCTGATTTAAAAGATGCTAATTTAGAAGATGCTAATTTATGTGGTGCTAATTTAACTGGTGCTTGTTTAGAAGATGCTAATTTATGTGGTGCTAATTTATATGGTATCGAAATCACAGAAGAACAATTAGACCAATTAGATATTATTTAG
- a CDS encoding DUF2649 family protein yields MHIFLFIDKTNVESIIMWNLTQNKYLTLMVGIWIVILLLTWFFLWIVFKIVGYFK; encoded by the coding sequence ATTCATATATTTTTGTTTATAGATAAAACGAATGTTGAAAGTATTATAATGTGGAATTTAACACAAAATAAATATTTAACTTTAATGGTTGGTATTTGAATTGTTATTTTGTTATTAACTTGGTTTTTCTTATGAATAGTTTTTAAAATAGTCGGGTATTTTAAATAA